The nucleotide window tatgggcccacattgatgtatgtatataatccatgctgcctatcctttttgttgtgttatTTTAGAGGTAAGGTCAAATATTTgcttgatccagtgctcgtgtggaccagaaaatagaaaataatattgactattgaaactttctaggctcactttgatgtttgttagaagtagacactgcccaagtcaggacttttgaGCTCACGACAAGCtagctgacaaggtggatggatcggatcaccccatcgtgggctttaagctatggtaccaatggtttggtagaaaaggaagtgaatacGTTGTAAACCATGttccatgtaacatgacaaccacgacccatataacataacaactacaacccatgcaaaccacaacccacccatattgatgtatgtgtataatccatgggcccactgtgatgtttgttagaagtggacattgcccaagttatatgggtcgaggttgttatgttatatgggttgtggttgtcaagttatataggtcatggttttcataggtcgtggttgtcatgagtcgtagttgtcatgttatatgggtcgtggttgtcatggtcgtagttatcatgttatatgggtcgtggttgtcatgttaagtgggtcgtggttatcatccaggtcatggttatcatgttatatgggtcgtggttgtcttgttatgtgggtcgtagttgatataggtcgtggttgtcatgttatatggatcgtagttatcatgggtcAAAGTTGTTACATGACGTGTGCAGTTCGTGGCTATAACGCAATAAGGGTtgatgttgtcatgttataaggatcgtgggtTCTGTCGTCATTTATGTGTcgaatccaatccgttcattagatttagaattttatttaacgtgatgggccaaaaaatgagttacatccaaaatatttatgccccaaaaggttttcaatggcaggcttTCAATTTTCAGTACTTTCTATGCTGTGGTctacatgagcctttgatatgccttatttttaggctcatcccttaaaatgatatttcaaaatgaatggatggaatggataaaatatatacatcatagtgggcctaataagaccattcatctctacatatataGGGCCGCGTAAGTTACTAAAAATAACTTGACTTACTAAAATAACCTTCCGAGGTCTTGGGAGTTTGGACTCCTCCAGATAACGTGACTTACTAAAATAACCTTCCCGAAGTCTCGGCAGTTTAcactaccataacatttattttccatccaatctgttgataaggtcacaaatacctgtatgaagaggaaaaacaaatttcatgttaatccaaaatttctacgatccctaaaagggtttcaatggtagacgttaaattccttgctactttttgtagtgtggtccactttatctttagatctatcttatttttagtctcaagccataggacgagctcgccaaatggatggacggcttggatataacacatccctcatgatgggacccacagaatttgctgatgtaaatacaacagctatataactgtgtggtacaccaaccagtTGGCTTCTGTATCCCGAATGGAAattgattggctactccccctgctaccagccaatggctggtggtcggtgctctatgggccccaccatgatgtacgtgtttcatccatgtcgtccatctatttttctagataattttatggtataagactgaaaatgaggtatatcccaatctcaactggaccacattacaggaaatagtgttgaataagcatggaccattaaaaacctttcggggccataaaagttttagatcaagccgatctttggtttttcccttcatttggtcctttatgacctaatcaatagattggatgtcaaataaacagtacagtgggccttaggaggattttaatggtggctatccaatcaccattgttttcctgtggtgtggtccacttgagatttatatccctcttatttttggtataaaactctaaaataatctgtaaaaatggatgaatggaatagatgaaatacatacatcatagtggggcccacagagcaccgaccatcagccacatgGATGGtagtagggggagtagccaatctgtttccgtccAAAATACGGACGTAGAttagctagtgtacctcacatcagctatatagttgttttattgacgtcagcaatttctgtgggtttgatcatgaggtatatgttatatctaaactgtccatctatttggcaaactcgtcttaaggcttgatatgaaaaataagacagatctaactatcaagtggaccacactgcaaaaagcagtgggagattgaatgtctaccattgaaaccctttttggggtcacagaagttttagatcaatatgaaatttgtttttcctcttcattcaggtctttaagaccttatgaatagattggatggaaaataaacgttatggtgggccctacaaattgtttaacgatgaaaatcattatctctgctgctatttgtggtgtggtccagatggtctttggatattattcattttttggataatggtcttaaatgatctctaaaaatagatgaacggtgtagatataataaatacatcactgtggggccatttaactttgatctactttgaaccgttcgtataacttggagctcgaggagcgttagtgctcgtccTCGCgggcgtggattagatactgacaaggtcagtagccaaatcgcttctgaagtgacgtcaccaagctccatggaccccatgatgatgcgtgtgttgtatccataccatccaaccacttgtagagatggttttatggcatgagaaaaagaacgagatagatctaaagttcaagtggacccacctcagAAAACAATGGGATCAGTCACAaccactgttaaaacatttatagggcccaccatgatgtattttttagatctagCCTATTcgtaagttaacatagagatagatgaagtgaaaacaaaaatataagcttgatcaaaaacttctgtggcccctaagaagttttgaatggtggatgttaccatccccactgttttttatggtggggtccacttgaactttaaatttatctcattatttttttcataccataaaactatctctccaaatggatggacagtatgaatactacacatgcatcatggtggggtccacagagcttggtgacgtcatttcagTAGCTATCTGGATACTGACCttatcagtatctaatccacgcctcgtcctcgcacgacacgtacctacaacttGGTGTCATCGCATGAcatgtacctacaacagctatatagctggtgtgtggtacactagccaattcggTTCCGCATCCTGTGCGGATTAGATAGGGACAggttgaagtgacatcaccaatttttgtgggacccaccatgatgtatgtgttgtatccacaccatccatccatttggagatatcattttaaggcacgagacaaagaatgagtcagatccaaatctgtagtggaccttgccacagaaaacaatgggaagagtgatgcccactgttgaaaccttcctaaggtctactatgatgtttatttgagatccaacgtgttcataagttaagacagacatgaaagaaggtaaaacataaatttcaaattgatcgaAAACgtctatggcccttagaaatttttaatggtggagggcactctctccactgttttctattgtggggtccactcgagctgtGGATCAGACTCGTtatttggttcataccctaaatttatatcaccaaatggatggacgatgtagatacaacacatacatcatggtgggtcccacataacttggtgacgtcacttcagtagtgaaaTCAACCTGTCAGTAGTTAATCCACATCCAGTCCAATATGGTCACATTACCCTACATTCAGATAGATGGAAGAGCCTAGATTCTCAAGACCTCGAGAAAGTTATTTTAGTAAGTCATGTTACTCGACTTACCCATCCcaatatatgtagagatgaatggtcttattgggcccactgtgatgtatatattttatccatatcgtccattcattttgaaagatcattataAGGAATGAGCAAAAacatgaggcatatcaaaggctcatgtggaccacaccatagaaagcagtggaatTGAAAAGCtatcattgaaaaccttttagggcatAAATTTTTTGGGTGTAACTCATTTCCCATgacgttaaattaaattctaaatccaatggatagattggattcgacacataaatcacgacaggacccacgatccttataacatgacaacatcgaCTCTTACTACGTTACAACCACGAACTGCACATGTCACATGTAACCACCTCGACCcctataacatgataactacgacccatataaattacaaccatgacccatataacatgacaaccatgacccacataacatgacaaccacgtctcatataacataacaactacgacccatgacgaTTACGACCCGGgtgacaacaacgacccatataacatgacaaccacgactcatataacatgacaactacgacctatgACAACAaggactcatataacatgacaacctcaacccttgttacatgacaaccacgatccattcgaaggattgtggttcacatgcacaatggatcgtgattttcaCCCACAAAGGGTTGTGGTTGACAACAATGATCCATAGTGAATGTGAACTACTACCCTtcaaatggatcatggttgtatacgagtaagggtcgtggttgtaatatgCTAAGGTTCACGGTTATTAGGTTGATGTAATCAATaacttgtttatttttaaataataggagctGAGGCCCACCAGTGAGACTTTGTTTCCCTTGGTGCAGTCCACTAGGGACtcgaatctatctcatttttggctcatagcATGAAATAATATGGAGAAGGTGGTAGaaggcatggattaaacatatacatcaaggtgaggtccacgtcacatgacaacctcgacccttttGAATTGCACACATCACAttacaacaacgacccatataacatggtaaccacgaccaatataacatgataaccacaacccatgacaaccatgacccatataacaggataactgcgacccatataataggacaactgcaatccatacaactgcgacccttataataggacaactacgaaccatataacatgacaactgcgattcACACAACTGTgaaccatataacaggataactgcgacccatataacatgacaactacgacccatataacaggacaactgcgatccatataactACGATTCATATAATAAGACAACTGAGacccatacaactgagacccaaaTAACATGACAAttaagacccatataatatgacaactgtgatccatacaattgcggcccatttgggtcgtggtttgcatgagtcgtagttgtcatgttatatgggtcgtgattgtcatgttatatggattgtggttgtcatatgGACCACcagatgaaaacaatagtgattggatatccaccattaaaatcttcctaaggcccactgtagtgcttatttgacatccaatctattgattaggtcatatagacacggatgaagggaaaaaaaaaagatcagcttgatccaaaacttttatggcccccaaaaagtttttaatggtctacactcattcaacactgtttcctataatgtggtccacttgagattggggtatacctcatttttggtctcataccataaaacgatCGGAAAAAATATatgggtggcatggatgaaacacatacatggtggtggggcccacagaccaccgagcaccaaccattagctggtggcagagGGACTAGCCAATCTGTCACTTTCTCGAGTGTTGAAAAAgaaggtaacttcttattcactccagGACTGTACGACTTCTGAATAAGGACGGGGGTATTTTTGTCCGAAATAATATCCAAAAGTTGTCAAAAGGCTACTCTTGGCATATCTGGAACGTCATAGCTCCCAaggtaatttgaccaaacttCGAGGTCAGTATGGTTCAAATCTCAATTACATATTACTATACTAGCAGCCCATGAGAAGCAGGTgcgaaactctctctctctctctctctcacacacacacacacacacacacacatataaataaCTACGATTGTAAAGACCAAACACAACCAAAGCAAACAAGAAGTACTTAGATATCCGTTTCACAAGAGAAATGGCTACTCCTTGCTTCTTCTACCTACTCCATCTCTTTCTAATAATAGCTACTACAACCACTTCAAAAGCTAACAGCCTCTCCCCCACATTCTACATGAAAACATGCCCCATGGCCTTGCCTACCATCAAGAAAGTTATCGATGCTGCTGTGAAGAAGGAACCCCGCATGGGAGCTTCCTTGCTCCGTCTTCACTTCCACGACTGCTTCGTAAACGTATGATCGACAGACATCTTCTCTTGTTTCCCTCTATATCTTACGACTAACCATTGTCATTGCTAGTTCCACATGCACGTGGGAGCCGTGTAAATACATTCACGGGCACACGTGCCTATTTAGAATGCGCGTGCTTGATTGGATCTTTTCATCAGCTCGGCTACACTATTTAGATATTAATCTAGCTTATAAATTAGGCTATTttacacctcaggtgggccacggtaaAGGTAACTGATGGACGGTTAGTTAAAATTGTTTACTCTGAACACTCTAGCcgacctttattattattattattattattattattattattattattattaaacaaCTCGATATGTTTCATTGCAAAATGATCAAACGATCCGCTTTACACTACTTCGTGACGACCAGAATGAAAAAATCTGGATCGACCTAtcgtaaggaaaaagaaaaggaccGTACAAATCTACATGTTTCTGACCGAGCCCAAGCCCACTTTGTCCAAAAAGATAAGACCCCTAATGGGAGAGGAATTATCCGCTGCTCCATCCGAGAAAAATGTGGATTGGGTGTCACTACCCATTCTGGCCAATGCATCTACCGCGGTGTTGCCCTCCCTCAGAGTGTGAGAGAATTGTACCTGGGCGAGGAAGGTCATGAACTCTAGTTATTTTAGGAATCCATTTCCAACCAAGGGATGCAGAACCCGAAAGGAGGTGGGTGACTAATTCCGAGATCAACTCAACAATGATTTGGTTAAACCCTCTGCTAATGCCAAATCTCAAGCTATCATGGATGGCCTTGAGTTCAGCGTGAGTGTTAGATCTAGTCCCATAGCCCTATGCAAAAGCGAAGAGAAAAGATCTTGCCCACCCGAGGATTGTAAACAGCCTGATTTTCTAGGCTGAACATCTTGGCATTAGTTCCAAGCAGATGGAAAGCtaagatcttgcacacgtgtatcacattggcacgtgtgggTGTGTGGATGGATTGGGCTCTACACGTGTGTGGAGTTACCCAACCTCGAATGAGAATGTTGTTTGTAGTAGTGTGTTGGACCCGGCTTCGCTGGGATCCACTgagactgtagggcccactgtgatgtatgtcatgtatccatgccgtctatccgttttccCAACTCATTTCAGCTAATAAACCCGAAATAAtgcagatctaaatctaaggtggacaacaccacaagcaatagtggtgattgaacacctaccattaaaaacttcttgggagccacgagttttggaacaagctcgcgcggtcccttcatccacgtttgtgtgatcttatcaataggttggatagcaaataaaattACAgtggctcccaataagtttttaatggtgttggtattcaatcactactgtttaaagtggtatggtccacctgacatttggatctgcttcatttttgggcttatgccctacaatgatccgtaaaaatggatggagggagttgatataagatacatacatcacagtgggccccacagtcagggatccagcGAAGTCACGGAAGTGGGTAGCGGCACTGGGTGGACGGTCTATCCGCCCTTAAGTGGTATTACCAGCCACTCCACGTGAATACACAATGATCCCTTGTCGAATGTTTAAGGGCTCAAAAATAGTATTCTAGCTGTATAGGAACACTAGCCCTAATATCTCATCTAGTCATGATTTTGTAGGGTTGTGATGCTTCCATCTTGCTCGATGACACGGACACAATAGATGGGGAAAAGACAGCATTTCCCAACATCAACTCTGCGAGAGGATTTGAAGTCGTCGATAGAATCAAGTCAGCCGTTGATGAAGCTTGCGGTGGCCCAGTCGTGTCCTGTGCAGACATCTTAGCCGTTGCCGCTCGTGACTCTGTGGTTGCGGTAAGATACCTCCTTATATCTAACATGCATATTATGTGGGTGTTTCATGGGATTACactgatgtgtggaccccaccatacacgTCTGATGATTGGGACTGTTGATTTTGtaacaaacacaatcatataaatGCATGTGTTTGACCATCCATTTCCAGAAACATCAGACGGCTATGATAGTCCAACCGCCTCATTTCATGGGCTATGACCCACCTACAAGATACCCCACCAAATCAACGGTCATGATCACAAAGAACATGTGCCACCCATGTAATGTGTTGGTGTTTCGGGCATCAAACTAGTATTACTGATACTTGCTCATATAAGATGATAGTAATTGGCATAATCTCACTGATCTTTGTGTCCATGCAGCTAGGGGGGCCCACATGGAAGGTGCAGCTAGGAAGGAGAGACTCAACCACGGCTAGCCGGACTGCCGCGAACAACAACCTCCCTGGACCCACCATGGATCTACCGGCCCTCATCAACAACTTCAAAGACCATGGGCTGAACACACGCGATCTAGTCGCGCTCTCAGGCGGCCATACCTTAGGATTCGCGCAATGCGCGAGCTTCCGGGACCGCATCTACAATGAAACAAACATCTTTCCCAACTTCGCCAGACGGGTGCGCAGGTCATGTCCTCGCTCTGGTGGGGACACGAATCTTGAACCGTTTGATTCGACGCCAGCACGGTTTGATGTGAGGTACTTCAAGAGCTTGATAGGGAAGAGGGGCCTACTTCATTCTGATCAGGttcttttcaatggtgggcttacTGATGAGCTGGTGAAGAGCTATAGTTCAAGCCCTAAGGCTTTCACAACAGATTTTGCtaattcaatggtcaagatgggaAATATAAGTCCTTTGACCGGCAAAAAGGGGCAAATTAGGAAGAACTGTAGGAGggtaaattaagaaaaaattctGAGaagtttgtttatatatatatatatatatatatatatatacacacacacactggaTTTCTTGATCAAGGTTAAGACACTTGGAGATTTGGAGCGATTCGTCCTGTCTTGAGTTGACTCGGGACTCGCTCAAGTAGAGGCCTAAGTTAGCATACTCAGTGGAGTTGGGGTGACTAGTCTAAGTGACTAGTGGAACcacctctttctcttttcttttttcaattttttgtttgtTCCTTTGTACgttttttcttttcctatttgttTAATGGGAATCTTGAAATGGAGATTGTCAAAGAAGTGAAACAAGAGGAATTTCTCCTCCCTATGCAAGAAGAAGTGAATTAGATGGATTCTATTTTTGGTGGTCTCTTTGGAACAGAAAATTAAATTTTCACATTTGTTAGATTACAAACATGTCGTATCTTACATCAGAAAATTTAACTGTTGAAAAAGcaaatgattatgtggcccaccattggtTTTCGCTATTCAAGAAATCGGATTGCCCATGGAGTAAACTCTCTGGACACCACCGTGATCTATTTGtcatatccatgctatccatccgtttttccggatcattttaggacattgtcCCAAAATTCAAGAttatcccaagctcaagtgggctacactacgGGAAACTGTTTGAATTGATTaaatattgttgaaaacttcttggggccaacgAAAGTTTAAatgaagctgatatctgtgttttcccttcatccatatcttagTAACCTTATgagaaggttggatggcaaataaacatcaccgtgggccttaggaaggtttcaatggtagatatatATCCAATTAAGCTTTgtttatgcttcaattttgggctcaacccctgaaatgagctaaaaaatggatggatagcagggatgaatgtgatgagtgTTAGGGgcattgcacaaaaaccttaggatctcgcctcccaaaatattagaattatgggatataataaagtaatgaaataaatcaaaacacaaaccacatgacacaagggattttacgtggaaaaccctcgaagaggtaaaaaacacgggacctcgtccagagcaacaattcactatgaagtagaacgttataaccaatcacaagcacatACCGTTTGGATCAAACATTCTTCACtcatgcaagagtggatgaacaataagagaataaagaaaacggagagatcttacCGATCACggggacgtagaagcgctgagacgccGATTGCGCAATAGATCACCTTTACGAGTAAaactgtaacgtctcaaaaaaatccgtataaaggcccgagtaccacctcaggcagaaatccccgaggaccgtattctgtagaaattagatgaaaattagttaagtactaaactgaattaatttgtggattagcttgaaccactatctatacaaatggcaaaacccaaacccgtcaaaatcactaactcaacattacttaaaaacgtaggagaaatcctaaaagcCGGTTGCTCTccggagcacattgaaactccgtatcggacctggaccgcacatcgaaagtccgataactgcgaaactatagggttatgaccgtcttattgggcttgacaactatgacaggaatcgagcctaaatagtatacagaaatacacaacttgagccctgagcaaagtgtgtgagaaacacgaatatctttagaaaataaaccagaacttaagtaaattgggtcattggCTTGcgagcgaaattgaagatttcataccatcagtttctgaccgaagttcacccatggatcaggaaaatttccctacatatATCTGTATATTTGTTGCCCTGATCGAGCAacaacgaccattgatctgacacgggtccttcacggtcgatctgCTAACCTGATCGTACCGAattcataacctggcttagattcATGGTCAGAGAACTCGCTCCATGTCGTAGGTgtgtaatggacctccagatgtgtCCCGCTTgcccgaaacaggcaccctttggctgtaacctaagtataccatggccttagggccatttacaccagttctaggcctatataatacccttaaaccacctcattcccattccatacgaatttctctaatcttaagagagagaagagagaaaagaagagaaaaaagtgaggagaagagagagagttcgaGAGATCGTTgccgggattcactcccactactccacgtgttgattcacctccccaccatcactACGCGAAtcgtttcaactacgatttgggtaagaaattctaaccctaatcttgattcaGGAATCCAAATAAAGTAAttaatgaaatagctaacatatttcatgactTAGAtacccgttgttctgtattcgggaacgtaggattcgaaccaagttaGAAACGAGCAATCCAaggaaaggtgcggactataaatgtttaggttatagtttttaaggctttcaatgtcaacaatgattatgtttgacttgattactgccatatgatcttagttacaacgttTCGATATACTatatatgtgtgaactatgtaaAATATAatgtgcattccatgtgtttgttgaaatgtttgattgaatgtgaaactgtgatttatgcttgccatgatttctaaacTAAGGTTAATGTTTTTCATATGCTTTATAACCTAATTTGTGTATGGTTCTGCTATAGTTCTTATCGTAACTAATCTaatctatgtatttagtaatgtgtagttcaagtgtttgataaaatgtctgaatgagaaattgttgatgaattgtgttTAATAAGGTAATTGagttaggattctcaattaccttatctatatgtatagtttccttcatgtaatcttaatttcgattatgtaatttatgaatgaaatgcgaACAGTTGGTAACATGTTTAAtgcgttcgatgaaatgcttaaatgaggaatTGATTAGAATTGTTTATCGAATGTTGATATGATtaacacatgtatttacatgctacatttgTGTAAGTTTGGGACTACAatgtggtccaggcaatcggtaatagt belongs to Magnolia sinica isolate HGM2019 chromosome 8, MsV1, whole genome shotgun sequence and includes:
- the LOC131253548 gene encoding peroxidase P7-like, whose product is MATPCFFYLLHLFLIIATTTTSKANSLSPTFYMKTCPMALPTIKKVIDAAVKKEPRMGASLLRLHFHDCFVNGCDASILLDDTDTIDGEKTAFPNINSARGFEVVDRIKSAVDEACGGPVVSCADILAVAARDSVVALGGPTWKVQLGRRDSTTASRTAANNNLPGPTMDLPALINNFKDHGLNTRDLVALSGGHTLGFAQCASFRDRIYNETNIFPNFARRVRRSCPRSGGDTNLEPFDSTPARFDVRYFKSLIGKRGLLHSDQVLFNGGLTDELVKSYSSSPKAFTTDFANSMVKMGNISPLTGKKGQIRKNCRRVN